A genomic stretch from Vulpes lagopus strain Blue_001 chromosome 11, ASM1834538v1, whole genome shotgun sequence includes:
- the CCND1 gene encoding G1/S-specific cyclin-D1, giving the protein MAHQLLCCEVETIRRAYPDANLLNDRVLRAMLKAEETCAPSVSYFKCVQKEILPSMRKIVATWMLEVCEEQKCEEEVFPLAMNYLDRFLSLEPVKKSRLQLLGATCMFVASKMKETIPLTAEKLCIYTDNSIRPDELLQMELLLVNKLKWNLAAMTPHDFIEHFLSKMPVAEENKQIIRKHAQTFVALCATDVKFISNPPSMVAAGSVVAAVQGLHLGSSNSFLSYHRLTRFLSKVIKCDADCLRACQEQIEALLESSLRQAQQQSLDPKAAEEEEEEEEADLACTPTDVRDVNI; this is encoded by the exons ATGGCACACCAGCTCCTGTGCTGCGAGGTGGAGACCATCCGCCGGGCGTACCCCGATGCCAACCTGCTCAACGACCGGGTGCTGCGGGCCATGCTTAAGGCGGAGGAGACTTGCGCGCCGTCCGTGTCCTACTTCAAGTGTGTGCAGAAGGAGATCCTGCCGTCCATGCGGAAGATCGTGGCCACCTGGATGCTAGAG GTCTGCGAGGAGCAGAAGTGCGAGGAGGAGGTCTTCCCGCTGGCCATGAACTACCTGGACCGCTTCCTGTCGCTGGAGCCCGTGAAAAAGAGCCGCCTGCAGCTGCTGGGGGCCACCTGCATGTTCGTGGCCTCGAAGATGAAGGAGACCATCCCGCTGACGGCCGAGAAGCTCTGCATCTACACTGACAACTCCATCCGGCCCGACGAACTGCTG CAAATGGAGCTGCTCCTGGTGAACAAACTGAAGTGGAACCTGGCAGCCATGACCCCACACGACTTCATCGAGCACTTCCTCTCCAAGATGCCAGTGGCAGAGGAGAACAAACAGATCATCCGCAAGCACGCACAGACCTTCGTAGCGCTCTGTGCCACAG ATGTGAAGTTCATTTCCAACCCACCCTCCATGGTGGCAGCTGGCAGTGTGGTGGCCGCCGTGCAAGGTCTACACCTGGGAAGTTCCAACAGCTTCCTGTCCTACCACCGCCTCACTCGGTTCCTCTCCAAAGTGATTAAGTGTGATGCG GACTGTCTCCGGGCGTGCCAGGAGCAGATCGAAGCCCTGCTGGAGTCCAGCCTGCGCCAGGCCCAGCAGCAGAGCCTGGACCCCAaggcggcggaggaggaggaggaggaggaggaggccgacCTGGCCTGCACGCCCACCGATGTGCGAGACGTGAACATTTGA